Proteins encoded by one window of Vigna radiata var. radiata cultivar VC1973A chromosome 5, Vradiata_ver6, whole genome shotgun sequence:
- the LOC106760175 gene encoding chaperone protein dnaJ 49, producing MEGNKDEALRCVRIAEEAIASGNKDRAVKFLRIAKRLNRDLPIQSLLQKCEGLDSQSSATASHGAQATGTSSRGERLNGERSHASYTEENVRLIREIKGKSDYYAILGLEKSCSVEEIRKAYRKLSLKVHPDKNKAPGSEDAFKKVSKAFKCLSDDGSRRMYDQTGTVDDFDHGEVNAFRRRRRRTTTATTTRDFFEEEFDPDEIFRAFFGHSDVFGRNHVFRPRGMGNPHRTEVNDGSGGRHHNVMLLIQLLPLLIIILLAYLPFSEPEYSLHKHYNYQIPKTTELHGVQFFVKSQEFEGNYPVGSDARVAVEESVLKDYRSMLRRYCQVEMQRRSWNRNLPTPHCDKLQNFAVMA from the coding sequence ATGGAAGGTAACAAGGACGAAGCATTGCGCTGCGTTCGGATCGCCGAGGAAGCAATCGCGTCGGGGAACAAAGACCGCGCCGTCAAATTCCTCAGAATCGCTAAGCGACTAAACCGCGATTTGCCGATTCAATCATTGCTACAGAAGTGCGAGGGTCTTGATTCTCAGTCCTCCGCCACTGCCTCTCATGGTGCGCAGGCCACTGGTACTTCTTCGCGGGGCGAACGTTTGAACGGGGAGAGGAGTCACGCGAGTTACACGGAGGAGAACGTTCGGTTGATTAGGGAAATCAAAGGAAAGAGCGACTACTACGCGATACTTGGATTGGAGAAGAGCTGCTCCGTCGAAGAGATTCGGAAAGCGTATCGGAAGCTCTCGCTGAAGGTTCATCCCGATAAGAACAAAGCGCCCGGCTCAGAAGACGCGTTCAAGAAAGTCTCGAAAGCTTTCAAGTGTTTGAGCGATGACGGTTCTAGAAGGATGTATGACCAGACCGGAACCGTCGATGATTTCGACCACGGCGAGGTGAACGCCTTCCGGCGGAGGAGGAGAAGGACGACGACAGCAACCACGACGCGCGATTTCTTCGAAGAAGAGTTCGATCCTGACGAAATATTTAGGGCTTTCTTCGGACACTCCGATGTGTTTGGGAGAAACCATGTTTTCAGGCCCCGCGGCATGGGGAATCCCCATAGGACCGAGGTTAATGATGGATCGGGAGGGAGGCATCACAATGTTATGCTTCTGATTCAGCTTTTGCCGCTTTTGATTATTATTCTTCTCGCGTACTTGCCGTTTTCTGAGCCTGAGTATTCCTTGCACAAACATTACAACTACCAGATTCCGAAAACGACTGAGCTGCACGGGGTGCAGTTCTTCGTGAAATCGCAGGAGTTTGAAGGGAATTATCCGGTGGGAAGTGATGCTCGTGTGGCGGTTGAGGAAAGTGTGCTAAAGGATTACAGGAGTATGCTTCGGAGATACTGTCAGGTGGAGATGCAGAGACGGAGTTGGAATAGGAATCTGCCTACTCCTCACTGTGATAAGCTGCAGAACTTTGCAGTCATGGCATGA
- the LOC106760115 gene encoding condensin-2 complex subunit D3, with translation MEMEETVARVISEIEEFRGSHEQPPLSEQTLRDLQILLNNSLSESLYDELPSKNLSPSALIAPIASAMDSSPSHHSLLASDVFLSLLLAPNAPVFTLFTPISFLSFLRSLRRSCKAHSNPGPAQETSQNRKRKRAGRIRAKNPQNDNDSTDTSSQHDPKLLLRVLEKLVRVMDFIHLDRFPETLRSLVQTIAEIPVTALDACGNAAQYSKLLNLCSRVLREVLKPEHGESSNSAAEVLKSLCPLVLMAKSQARSFALEFVTSLGDRCDGVKKALVNFPRYLVKKAPERAEPRALAVDSIIEVVRAVKVEDQIAFVKYVVQMTQGKANLRLLAVDLILNLMTSLKDPLGVESEGSEAWGMWCLEALMKRCSDVSGGIRARALSSLAQLVGLLSRGERTSVVLKEFLGFGNVGGENAEGTMNDMLRRRCMDDKAAVRKAALLLVTNLTSLLGGAIDEVVLKTMGMACSDPLISMRKAAIAALSQAFRTFSSEAVITEWLHSVPRLITDNESSIQDECENAFQELVLDRISKAASASSSYTVSSHRKMKGKFIDNEMEMLFPDGILYLLREVCNGEVSPWVKKICTNLGKKKRMNKKIVIALQNIIRESESIWLSHSMPIEKWTAPPGAWFLLSEVSTFLSKAVDWGFLHHHWQLLDKHEVEVEFKSPIAQKESSEEESTECNTVAWASDRVFLLQTISNVSVELPPEPAADLAHNLLKRVQAFNMHSTEVDAHLKALKTLCKRKASNLEEAESLILKWIDQVLARSSGIIEKFISDNSEKNAEGSFFTPPRSGTRKGRKSVAISKALSKAVTAIYTVGSLAIVCPSADMSNVVPLLHTIITSGSSGPKLNNLPGPSTSLQHEAPSFYIQGWLAMGKLCLADGKLAKNYIPLFVQELEKSESAALRNNIVVMMADFCVRYTALVDCYITKITRCLLDPCELVRRQTFILLSRLLQRDYVKWRGVLFLRFLLSLVDESEKIRQLADFLFGNILKVKSPLLAYNSFVEAVFVLNDCHAHNGHRESHGSRKESQSFSIRGTDEEPRSKRMHIYVSLLKQMAPEHLLATFAKLCAEILAAASDGMLNIEDATAQSVLEDAFRILGCKEIRIPSTRASSESADIEEEGDNGSAARGKAVTQAVKKSLIQNTVPIFIELKRLLETKNSPLIGSLMECLRIILKDYKNEIDDILVADKQLQKELIYDIQKYEAAKAKATVAESVVGTKPKSGSNQSPGVSKSLTKTQGKAVGQSMSSDKLPSDSRVASAMADAAAAATARSVLREINKGTGTPPLRSCSVPKVKSPTGMFNFKDVNRRDAIESVKKKQSFDSDEEN, from the exons ATGGAAATGGAGGAAACTGTGGCTCGTGTAATCTCTGAGATAGAGGAATTCCGCGGAAGCCATGAACAACCACCGCTTTCAGAACAAACCCTAAGGGATCTTCAAATTCTCCTCAACAATTCTCTATCGGAGAGCCTCTACGATGAGCTTCCATCGAAGAATCTCTCTCCCTCTGCTCTCATCGCTCCAATTGCTTCCGCAATGGACTCTTCCCCTTCCCACCACTCTCTCCTCGCTTCCGATGTCTTCCTCTCGCTTCTCCTCGCCCCAAACGCTCCCGTTTTCACCCTCTTCACTCCCATATCTTTCCTTTCCTTCCTCCGCTCCCTCCGCCGCTCCTGCAAAGCTCACTCCAACCCAGGCCCGGCTCAAGAGACCTCGCAAAACCGCAAGAGAAAGCGTGCTGGACGGATCCGTGCCAAAAATCCCCAAAACGACAACGATTCGACGGACACCAGTTCGCAACACGACCCCAAGTTGCTCCTCCGCGTGCTGGAGAAGCTAGTCCGGGTAATGGACTTTATCCACCTGGACCGTTTTCCGGAAACTCTCCGGTCGCTTGTCCAAACCATCGCCGAAATCCCCGTCACTGCGCTCGACGCGTGCGGGAACGCGGCGCAGTATAGCAAGTTGCTCAACCTGTGTTCTCGCGTGCTGAGGGAGGTTCTCAAACCTGAGCATGGGGAATCTTCCAACTCTGCCGCCGAGGTATTGAAGTCGCTCTGTCCGCTTGTTCTCATGGCGAAGTCACAGGCGCGGAGCTTTGCTCTTGAATTTGTAACAAGTCTTGGTGACCGGTGCGATGGGGTTAAGAAAGCGCTGGTTAATTTTCCGAGGTATTTGGTTAAGAAGGCGCCAGAGAGGGCCGAGCCTAGAGCCTTGGCTGTGGACTCAATCATTGAGGTTGTCAGGGCGGTGAAAGTCGAGGATCAGATTGCGTTTGTGAAGTACGTTGTGCAGATGACTCAGGGGAAGGCGAATCTTCGGCTTTTGGCGGTTGATCTTATTCTGAATTTGATGACTTCTTTGAAGGATCCATTAGGTGTGGAGAGTGAAGGGAGTGAGGCCTGGGGAATGTGGTGTTTGGAGGCGTTGATGAAGAGGTGTTCTGATGTGAGTGGCGGGATCCGGGCGCGGGCTTTGTCGAGCTTGGCGCAGCTTGTGGGTTTGTTGTCCCGTGGTGAAAGGACTAGCGTGGTTTTGAAGGAGTTTTTGGGGTTTGGAAACGTTGGTGGTGAGAATGCTGAGGGTACAATGAATGATATGCTGAGGAGAAGGTGTATGGATGATAAGGCAGCTGTGAGGAAAGCCGCATTGCTTTTAGTTACTAACCTGACTTCTCTTCTTGGAGGTGCAATTGATGAAGTGGTTCTCAAGACAATGGGCATGGCTTGTTCGGATCCACTTATCAGCATGCGGAAAGCCGCTATTGCAGCTCTTTCACAG gCTTTCAGAACGTTCTCTTCTGAAGCAGTAATAACCGAGTGGCTACATTCAGTTCCCCGTCTGATAACAGACAATGAATCAAGCATCCAAGACGAATGTGAGAACGCTTTTCAAGAACTTGTTTTGGACCGGATATCTAAAGCTGCATCTGCTTCTTCTTCATATACTGTATCTTCTCATAGAAAGATGAAAGGAAAATTTATAGACAATGAGATGGAGATGCTTTTTCCCGACGGAATTCTGTATCTCCTAAGAGAGGTTTGCAACGGGGAGGTGAGCCCTTGGGTAAAGAAAATTTGCACAAATCTGGGCAAAAAGAAACGGATGAATAAGAAAATTGTTATTGCACTGCAAAATATAATCAGGGAATCGGAATCTATCTGGCTGAGTCATTCCATGCCCATTGAAAAGTGGACTGCTCCGCCAGGTGCTTGGTTTCTTTTGTCAGAGGTGTCAACATTCCTTTCAAAAGCAGTAGACTGGggttttcttcatcatcattggCAGCTTCTCGATAAACATGAAGTGGAAGTTGAGTTCAAAAGCCCAATTGCACAAAAAGAATCATCTGAAGAAGAAAGCACAGAATGCAATACTGTTGCCTGGGCTAGCGACCGAGTTTTTCTCTTACAAACAATTTCTAATGTTTCTGTGGAGCTGCCCCCTGAACCCGCAGCTGATTTAGCTCATAACTTGCTCAAACGAGTTCAAGCATTCAACATGCATTCGACGGAG GTTGACGCTCATTTAAAAGCACTAAAAACATTATGCAAGCGGAAAGCTTCAAATCTCGAAGAGGCAGAATCATTAATCTTGAAATGGATCGACCAAGTTCTCGCCAGGTCTTCtggaataatagaaaaattcatTTCAGATAATTCAGAAAAAAATGCGGAAGGAAGCTTCTTCACTCCTCCCAGAAGTGGGACTAGGAAAGGCAGGAAATCGGTAGCAATTTCCAAGGCATTGTCAAAAGCAGTTACAGCGATTTATACAGTTGGGTCTCTGGCTATTGTTTGCCCATCGGCTGATATGAGCAATGTAGTTCCCCTATTGCATACCATCATTACTTCTGGGAGTTCTGGTCCTAAATTAAATAACCTACCTGGCCCTTCAACTTCTTTACAACATGAAGCTCCTTCTTTTTATATTCAAGGGTGGCTTGCCATGGGCAAGCTTTGCCTCGCTGATGGGAAGCTAGCCAAGAATTATATTCCTCTGTTTGTACAG gAGCTTGAAAAGAGCGAATCTGCAGCACTTCGCAACAACATTGTGGTCATGATGGCAGATTTTTGTGTCCGGTACACCGCACTTGTTGATTG TTACATAACAAAGATCACAAGGTGCCTCTTAGATCCTTGTGAACTCGTGAGAAGGCAAACATTCATATTGCTATCCAGATTATTGCAG AGGGACTATGTGAAATGGAGAGGAGTGCTATTTCTTCGGTTCCTTTTGTCACTTGTTGACGAATCAGAAAAGATAAGACAGCTAGCGGATTTTCTTTTTGGAAATATTTTGAAAG TCAAGTCTCCACTTTTAGCATACAATAGTTTTGTTGAGGCTGTCTTTGTACTGAACGATTGCCATGCCCATAATGGACATCGTGAGTCACATGGGTCGCGAAAGGAAAGTCAAAGTTTTTCCATCAG GGGTACTGATGAAGAGCCAAGGTCCAAAAGGATGCACATTTATGTCTCTTTACTGAAACAAATGGCTCCGGAGCATCTTCTAGCAACATTTGCCAAGTTATGTGCAGAAATTCTAGCTGCAGCTTCTGATGGTATGCTCAATATAGAAGATGCAACTGCACAGTCTGTTCTAGAG GATGCTTTTCGAATTCTTGGCTGTAAAGAGATACGCATTCCTTCTACTCGAGCATCATCAGAGTCAGCAGACATAGAGGAAGAAGGAGACAATGGATCTGCAGCTAGAGGAAAGGCCGTAACTCAGGCAGTCAAGAAGAGCCTTATCCAAAATACAGTCCCCATCTTCATAGAATTAAAACGTCTATTGGAAACCAAGAATAGTCCCCTGATAGGGTCTCTCATGGAGTGCCTCCGGATTATTCTAAAGGACTACAAGAATGAGATTGATGACATATTGGTTGCTGATAAGCAGCTGCAGAAAGAGCTTATTTATGATATTCAAAAATATGAAGCTGCAAAAGCTAAAGCAACAGTTGCTGAATCTGTGGTTGGAACCAAGCCAAAATCAGGTTCAAATCAATCACCTGGTGTTTCTAAGAGCCTGACAAAGACACAAGGAAAAGCAGTTGGACAAAGTATGTCAAGTGACAAGCTTCCAAGTGATTCAAGAGTCGCTTCAGCAATGGCAGATGCTGCAGCTGCAGCAACAGCTCGTTCTGTGCTCAGGGAAATAAACAAGGGAACGGGTACACCACCTCTTCGTTCTTGTAGTGTTCCTAAAGTCAAGTCTCCTACTGGTATGTTTAATTTCAAAGATGTGAATCGCAGGGATGCCATAGAATCTGTAAAGAAAAAACAGTCTTTCGATTCTGATGAAGAAAACTAA
- the LOC106760210 gene encoding translationally-controlled tumor protein homolog codes for MLVYQDLLTGDELLSDSFRYKEIENGMLWEVEGKWVVKGAVDVDIGANPSAEGGEDEGVDDSAVKVVDIVDTFRLQEQPPYDKKTFIAFMKKFIKNLSGKLEGEQLDLFKKHIEGATKYLLPKLKDFQFFVGESMHDDGCVVLAYYKDGATDPTFLYFASALKEIKC; via the exons ATGTTGGTTTACCAGGACCTCCTCACAG GTGATGAGCTTCTCTCTGACTCCTTCCGCTACAAAGAAATTGAGAATGGAATGTTGTGGGAAGTTGAGGGAAAG TGGGTTGTTAAAGGAGCAGTTGATGTAGACATTGGGGCAAACCCTTCTGCCGAAGGTGGTGAGGACGAGGGTGTTGATGACTCGGCCGTCAAAGTTGTAGATATTGTTGACACCTTTAGACTCCAG GAACAACCTCCTTATGacaagaaaacatttattgcctttatgaaaaaatttatcaaGAATTTGAGTGGCAAACTTGAAGGAGAGCAACTGGACTTGTTTAAAAAACACATTGAGGGGGCAACCAAATACCTGCTCCCTAAGCTTAAAGATTTTCAATT TTTTGTTGGGGAGAGCATGCATGATGATGGTTGCGTGGTCTTAGCCTACTACAAGGACGGCGCCACCGATCCGACATTCCTCTACTTTGCATCTGCCTTGAAGGAGATTAAGTGCTAA